AAGGGAGTCCTCGGGATCTCCGGCGGGCTTGATTCATCCATCGTTGCAGCATGCCTTCAAGCGAGCGGTAACGAGCTATCGCTCCTCACGCTGACAACCAACGATCCGCTTGGCGACGAAAGACTATTCGCTTGCTCGCTTGCGGAATATCTAAACATCCAGATGTTTGAAGAGTCCTATCTGTTGGAACACATCGATCTCGGCACGTCGTCTGTACGCCATCTGCCGACGCCGGCTGGCCGCCTCGACGCTCAATCCTATGACCAGGCGGCCGTAAAAGTCGCCGCGGCAGTGGGGGCGAACGCGATTTTCACCGGCAATGGTGGCGACAATGTCTTCTATATGAGCCATTCCGCACGGCCTTTGGCCGACAGATATTCAGCGGAGGGGCTTTCCCCGGGCCTGCTGCACACATTGCGAGACATCTGTACCATCACGGGAGCCCCAGCCCGACAGGTGATCGCACAAGCAATCGTGGCCGGGAGAAATTCCACGAAGGGATACATCTGGGGGACAGAGGAATCCTTCATCGCACCCGAGGCCCTCGAAACAGTATTACAGGAGCCAGTTGAACATCCTTGGCTCGCGGTGCCTGAAGGCACAAGGTTGCCCGGCAAGGCCGCGCACATCGCAATGATCCTTCGAATGCACTATTCCCTCGACGCTTACTGCGAACGTGGAGGGTTTCCGGTCGTGCATCCGCTAGCATCGCAGCCGATCCAGGAAATCTGCCTTCAAATTCCGACATGGCAGCAATGCGCTATGGGGCGGGATAGAGCCGTGGCGCGCGAAGCTTTCAAGCAGTCGCTCCCGCATGCTGTGATTGAACGTCGAGCGAAAGGTAGCCCGCAAGGCTTCATGTTCGAGATTTTTGAACGGTTCCGCGCCGAGATACGTGAGAGGATGCTGGATGGCTTCTTAATACGCAACG
This DNA window, taken from Sphingomonas sp. AP4-R1, encodes the following:
- a CDS encoding asparagine synthase-related protein, producing MDISDVGALITLPGGKGFIIGILFHRHGPTDRAVQFSPTEIDAIERSNGQHLIERYWGTYVAVLTTADALTIIRDPSGALPCYYSRHQEVLYLASEPSLFVDAGLPSPKIDTSRIARALLVAGMPERATALSGIAQILPGTSLKVEGARTTTAVRWNPWSFVPLHADQPPPERADELRRTVQHCVGGWGKQYNKGVLGISGGLDSSIVAACLQASGNELSLLTLTTNDPLGDERLFACSLAEYLNIQMFEESYLLEHIDLGTSSVRHLPTPAGRLDAQSYDQAAVKVAAAVGANAIFTGNGGDNVFYMSHSARPLADRYSAEGLSPGLLHTLRDICTITGAPARQVIAQAIVAGRNSTKGYIWGTEESFIAPEALETVLQEPVEHPWLAVPEGTRLPGKAAHIAMILRMHYSLDAYCERGGFPVVHPLASQPIQEICLQIPTWQQCAMGRDRAVAREAFKQSLPHAVIERRAKGSPQGFMFEIFERFRAEIRERMLDGFLIRNGVLNRPHIEAALIGYRQMTAAEIMRILMFVDTEAWIEHWRSAGLSQSC